From Solwaraspora sp. WMMD1047, the proteins below share one genomic window:
- a CDS encoding WD40 repeat domain-containing protein has protein sequence MIAVLTSRDSEAGWGDRLQVWDVASGSVVVASVEAAQCLTVGDSADGPVVVTGHADGAVRVWTASDLTLCHEWYVGKRGIDEIGLGEAVVVTLDGEGAVARCSLQSGESLDALDVTAVRVLCVGELASGRSVIATGGRGLSLWDAINGKRLPLPIPAQESLGKIAALLLCTIAGRDALTVVTGAREIVTFDVLTGAQVGGRIDAHVDDFTEQRGRVWGGRRGRPKLAVVGGMLAVPTRWRVHVWDLSNTTPARPPLPGPVRRPVLATVRWQGRAWLVTGSAEDGVVGLWDINQPVRPLLPGHDEEVALIGLAEPGVVVSVDGGGTIAARRTGDGSLVAEPTESRVPGAVALAAWVAGESVRVAVGAGSPGSSHPWLRRWDLIARAEISPPIKVRVPQLRHVSLATVLGERVLVIIDRDLLQVRRTVDGTLLHEVRKHRGTFRLITGSWEGRPIAVVSALDRVPEIFQLEDLAVPPSPIEGLRGCFAAAVAGQRLLAGSLAERQSGWRTVWACDLSGEPIGPDLHGAPITSVAVAGWPAVYVARSDCTVSLTDFESGRDFCPALHLPAAARSIAVDSNGDLLVGVGADVARFAPPAQLPSG, from the coding sequence TTGATCGCGGTTCTCACCAGCCGGGACTCAGAGGCCGGGTGGGGCGATCGGCTGCAGGTCTGGGATGTGGCATCGGGTTCGGTTGTGGTGGCCTCGGTGGAGGCTGCGCAATGCTTGACGGTGGGCGACTCGGCGGACGGCCCGGTTGTGGTGACGGGCCATGCGGATGGAGCGGTGCGGGTGTGGACGGCGTCCGACCTGACGCTTTGCCATGAGTGGTATGTGGGTAAGCGTGGAATCGACGAAATAGGCTTGGGCGAAGCGGTCGTAGTGACGCTGGACGGCGAGGGCGCAGTGGCGCGATGTTCACTGCAGTCCGGCGAGTCGTTGGACGCGCTCGATGTGACGGCTGTGCGTGTTCTTTGCGTAGGCGAGCTGGCCAGCGGGCGGTCGGTGATCGCCACCGGCGGGCGTGGCCTGTCGTTGTGGGACGCGATCAATGGGAAGCGGCTGCCGCTTCCGATTCCCGCGCAGGAGAGCCTGGGCAAGATTGCGGCGTTGCTGCTGTGCACCATTGCGGGGCGTGACGCGCTGACGGTCGTGACGGGTGCGCGCGAGATCGTGACGTTCGACGTGCTCACCGGCGCGCAGGTGGGCGGGCGGATCGATGCACATGTCGATGACTTCACCGAGCAGCGGGGACGGGTCTGGGGTGGTCGGCGTGGCCGGCCGAAGTTGGCGGTGGTGGGCGGAATGCTCGCTGTGCCGACGAGGTGGCGGGTCCACGTCTGGGACCTGTCGAACACCACACCGGCGCGGCCACCCTTGCCGGGTCCGGTCCGGAGGCCGGTACTGGCGACTGTGCGGTGGCAGGGCCGCGCCTGGCTGGTGACCGGTTCGGCGGAGGACGGCGTCGTTGGTCTGTGGGACATCAACCAGCCCGTACGCCCGTTGCTGCCTGGCCACGATGAGGAGGTTGCGCTTATCGGCCTGGCGGAGCCTGGCGTGGTCGTGTCGGTCGATGGGGGCGGAACGATCGCCGCGCGTCGGACCGGTGATGGTTCGCTGGTTGCGGAGCCGACGGAGAGTCGTGTCCCGGGTGCGGTGGCGTTGGCGGCCTGGGTGGCTGGTGAGTCAGTGCGGGTCGCGGTCGGGGCAGGTTCGCCCGGGTCGTCGCATCCCTGGCTGCGGAGATGGGACCTCATCGCACGGGCAGAGATTTCGCCGCCGATCAAGGTGCGCGTGCCGCAGTTGCGCCATGTGTCCCTAGCCACCGTGCTGGGAGAACGAGTCTTGGTGATCATTGACCGAGATCTGCTTCAGGTGCGACGGACCGTCGATGGCACGCTCCTTCACGAGGTTCGTAAGCACCGCGGGACATTCCGGCTGATCACTGGGTCGTGGGAAGGGAGGCCGATCGCGGTCGTCTCCGCGCTCGATCGGGTGCCCGAGATCTTCCAGTTGGAGGACTTGGCCGTACCGCCGTCGCCGATCGAAGGTCTGCGCGGCTGCTTCGCCGCTGCCGTAGCGGGCCAGCGGCTGCTTGCGGGAAGCCTTGCGGAGCGGCAATCCGGTTGGCGCACAGTGTGGGCTTGCGACTTGTCAGGTGAGCCGATCGGCCCCGACCTCCACGGGGCGCCGATCACTTCGGTCGCGGTCGCCGGCTGGCCAGCGGTATATGTGGCCAGATCAGATTGCACCGTTTCCTTGACCGACTTCGAGTCCGGTCGCGACTTCTGCCCGGCCCTGCACCTTCCGGCAGCGGCAAGAAGCATAGCCGTGGATAGCAACGGGGATTTGCTGGTGGGGGTGGGCGCCGACGTGGCCCGCTTCGCGCCCCCGGCTCAACTACCGAGCGGTTAA